CAGGAAAACCGCCCTTCCCTATCGTTCCAGGAACAATGTTGTCTTGATTGAATTGGAAACCGATGTGACAGTACCTCTTGCAACGCTTGAACGCAATTTCTACACGACCTCTAGTTGCGGCATTTGCGGCAAAGCGTCCCTATTGGCCTTGCAGACGGTATGTCCGCCGCGCAGGGAAAACACGACCACAATTCAGGTAGAGACGGTTTATACGCTGCCCAGTTCCCTGCGGAATGCCCAACGTGTCTTTGATCGAACTGGAGGTCTACACGGCGCCGGACTCTTCAGCCCTGAAGGGAAACTTCTTGGGCTGCGCGAGGACGTGGGAAGGCACAACGCCGTAGACAAGCTGCTTGGATCAGAGTTTTTGGCGGATCGCACTCCTCTTCGGCATAGGGTTCTCCTGCTCTCAGGTCGCGCCAGTTTCGAGTTATTGCAGAAAGCGCTGATGAGCGGGGTATCCATCGTGGCGGCTGTCGGTGCGCCTTCAAACTTAGCAGTGCAGGTGGCCAGGGAGTTCGACATCACTCTTATCGGATTTTTGCGTCAGGATCACTTCAATATCTATAACGGAGCAGCACGCGTCTTAGGACGCAGTACGGGGAATGGGTGAGTTTTATGAAACTAAGAATCAAGGGTAATTCTTTGCGCTTCCGAGTTTCTCGTTCAGAGCTAGGTCGGTTCCTCGCGGGTGAGGTGATCCGGGAGACCTCCCGATTTGCACCTGAACCAGAAGCGACACTAACTTACCAGTTGTCCTCTGTTGAGCAAGGTCCTGCTGTGCAGGTCCAGTACACGACTCGGACGATTGCTGTCATCCTCTCACGACAGCAGGCTCTCGACTGGTCCTCGGAGAACGAGGTCGGAGTCTATACGACGCTTGACATCGGCTCCGCCGGAACACTTGAGGTGGTTGTCGAGAAGGACTTCGCGTGTCTGGATCGCAGCGAGGCCGACAACACCGACACGTTTGCGAATCCTCTCGATGGAGCTACGTGCTGACTGTGCGTTTGGCGATCCGCTGACTGGGGCTGGTTTGCTTCGTCTCCATCCGAGTGAGCTAAACCTGCAGGACTCCAGATTAGGTCCGAGTCAACGCATGATCCTTCGTCGTTGTGAAAGTGTACCGCCCGATCTGGTACTTGATGCAGCGGAATGGTTCTGTAACCACCGCTCGGCTGGCCTCGACTATACAAAAGTATACTTGCCCCTCTCACTCCAGGTCTTTAGCATCTGCGTAGCGGTCCGGTCTCGCCAGAAGGTTGGTCGATCTGCTTCCCAAGCAAGTGAGAACTTCAAATAGCCACCGTGTACAAACTGAGGCCAGACGAGGTCTTGGGATATGCCCGCAGTATGTATCTGTCATCTCCTGGAGTTTAAGCCGAGGCTAGAATAAGCTCCGGATGCGAGTTTCGATCCGATCTGTCACCATTTGAAGCGACCCACGGGCGCCCATGAAAAAGATCGGAGACTTGCGCGATTGTCGACCGAGGTGAAAATTGAACGACCTTTTTAAGCACTTTTTTATAGGCTTCAGCGCCTTAATGCCTCTAGTCAATCCGCCGGGGTCAGCTCTTGAGTTTTTGGGTATTGTCGGTTATCAGTCCGACGAATCGTACAAAAGCCTGGCGCGAAAGATCGCGATCAGCACGGTCTGCTTCTTCGTTGTGGGTGGGCTTCTGGGCTCCTATATTTTGGAATTCTTTGGCATCTCTCTTGAGATTCTTCAGGTCGGCGGAGGGATTGTCGTCGCGGCCATGGGATGGTCGCTGCTCAACCAGCAAGGAAGCACAAAGGTAGAACAGAGCGACGACTTAAAAATAACCTCATCTCAAAAGAAAAATATCTCGTGGGAGTCTGGGGTCTTCTATCCGCTAACCTTCCCCGTGACGGCGGGCCCTGGGGGGCTGGCTGTCATGTTGACATTAAGCGCACAAGCAAGAGGCGGTTCGATC
This is a stretch of genomic DNA from Granulicella sp. WH15. It encodes these proteins:
- the fdhD gene encoding formate dehydrogenase accessory sulfurtransferase FdhD, with the translated sequence MDTFGAETNQDRDISDGDHSLERVVIDRVAGISSQQAEDCLAAEEPLEIQLDYGPSGARALKSISVTMRTPGNDFELAVGFLMTEGVVQDVNDIRRISYPHRGDVSDSVESADRKTALPYRSRNNVVLIELETDVTVPLATLERNFYTTSSCGICGKASLLALQTVCPPRRENTTTIQVETVYTLPSSLRNAQRVFDRTGGLHGAGLFSPEGKLLGLREDVGRHNAVDKLLGSEFLADRTPLRHRVLLLSGRASFELLQKALMSGVSIVAAVGAPSNLAVQVAREFDITLIGFLRQDHFNIYNGAARVLGRSTGNG
- a CDS encoding MarC family protein; this translates as MNDLFKHFFIGFSALMPLVNPPGSALEFLGIVGYQSDESYKSLARKIAISTVCFFVVGGLLGSYILEFFGISLEILQVGGGIVVAAMGWSLLNQQGSTKVEQSDDLKITSSQKKNISWESGVFYPLTFPVTAGPGGLAVMLTLSAQARGGSISDRLLAYAGLMLAVVILGILVYVCYAYAPKIAKRISPSTVRGILRIIAFILLCIGVQIAWNGLQHLLIGVLTSVAHR